Proteins encoded in a region of the Solanum dulcamara chromosome 9, daSolDulc1.2, whole genome shotgun sequence genome:
- the LOC129902051 gene encoding serine carboxypeptidase-like 11 isoform X3 produces MKNMGKTELIYSLFLLVIVAQHAAAGSSVKFLPGFQRPLPFELETGYVGVGDSEDVQLFYYFIKSESDPDSDPIMLWITGGPGCSALSGLIYEIGPITFEAAEYNGSFPTMILNPYSWTQVASIIFLDLPVGTGFSYATTPAALQSSDFQASDHAYQFLRKWFVDHPEFLRNALYIGGDSYSGMVVPIISQIIASKNEMEIKPFINLKGYLLGNPSTFEGEKNYEIPYAHGMGLISDELYESLKTNCKGEYLKINPSNALCLQDVQTFKELLKGINNPHILEPKCKLVSPRPHLLFGQRRSLGEKFHQLKCRTDWYKLSYHWADDDQVRDALNIRKGTIGKWERCATLQYQKMVISTIPYHENLSSKGYRSLIYSGDHDKVVTFRSTQAWIKSLNYSIVDDWRTWTVDNQVAGYTRSYSNQMTFATVKGAGHTAPEYKPRECLAMLARWMSYQPL; encoded by the exons GTACGTTGGAGTTGGTGATTCTGAAGATGTGCAATTATTCTACTATTTTATAAAGTCGGAGTCTGATCCAGACTCCGACCCTATAATGCTTTGGATTACTGGAGGCCCTGGTTGCTCTGCTCTATCTGGACTTATCTATGAGATTG GACCAATTACTTTTGAGGCAGCAGAATACAATGGGAGTTTCCCTACAATGATACTGAATCCTTACTCATGGACACAG GTGGCaagtattattttcttagacTTACCGGTGGGCACTGGATTTTCCTACGCGACAACTCCAGCAGCTCTACAATCATCTGATTTCCAAGCAAGTGATCATGCATATCAGTTCCTTCGCAAG TGGTTTGTCGATCACCCAGAATTTCTAAGGAATGCATTATACATTGGTGGAGACTCGTACTCAGGGATGGTCGTTCCCATTATTAGTCAAATTATAGCCAGTA AGAATGAAATGGAAATCAAACCATTTATCAATCTCAAG GGATATTTACTCGGAAATCCATCGACTTTTGAAGGTGAAAAGAATTATGAGATTCCATATGCTCATGGAATGGGACTTATTTCTGATGAACTCTATGAG TCCTTGAAGACCAATTGTAAAGGAGAATACCTTAAAATAAATCCAAGTAATGCATTGTGTTTGCAAGATGTTCAAACTTTTAAAGAG CTTCTTAAAGGTATTAATAATCCCCATATCTTGGAGCCCAAATGTAAGCTTGTTTCACCAAGGCCACACTTACTATTTGGCCAAAGAAGATCTCTTGGTGAAAAGTTTCATCAATTAAAATGTCGC ACTGATTGGTACAAACTTTCTTATCATTGGGctgatgatgatcaagttagAGACGCCCTCAACATCCGGAAG GGGACCATCGGAAAATGGGAGAGATGTGCAACTTTGCAATACCAAAAGATGGTCATTAGTACCATACCTTATCATGAAAACCTCAGTAGTAAAGGTTACAGATCTCTTATATACAG CGGAGATCATGACAAGGTTGTTACCTTCCGATCAACTCAAGCATGGATAAAATCTCTTAACTACTCAATTGTCGATGATTGGCGAACTTGGACTGTTGACAATCAAGTTGCCGG TTACACGAGAAGCTACTCAAATCAGATGACATTTGCCACAGTGAAG GGAGCAGGGCATACTGCACCAGAGTATAAGCCTCGTGAATGTCTGGCCATGCTCGCAAGGTGGATGTCTTACCAGCCCttgtaa
- the LOC129902051 gene encoding serine carboxypeptidase-like 17 isoform X2: protein MAKAEVCYLFLVVVVGELCSGPAIAGLPVKFLPGFQGPLPFELETGYVGVGDSEDVQLFYYFIKSESDPDSDPIMLWITGGPGCSALSGLIYEIGPITFEAAEYNGSFPTMILNPYSWTQVASIIFLDLPVGTGFSYATTPAALQSSDFQASDHAYQFLRKWFVDHPEFLRNALYIGGDSYSGMVVPIISQIIASKNEMEIKPFINLKGYLLGNPSTFEGEKNYEIPYAHGMGLISDELYESLKTNCKGEYLKINPSNALCLQDVQTFKELLKGINNPHILEPKCKLVSPRPHLLFGQRRSLGEKFHQLKCRTDWYKLSYHWADDDQVRDALNIRKGTIGKWERCATLQYQKMVISTIPYHENLSSKGYRSLIYSGDHDKVVTFRSTQAWIKSLNYSIVDDWRTWTVDNQVAGYTRSYSNQMTFATVKGAGHTAPEYKPRECLAMLARWMSYQPL from the exons ATGGCAAAAGCAGAGGTATgctatttgtttttggttgttgttgtggGAGAGCTTTGTTCAGGGCCTGCAATAGCTGGTTTACCAGTGAAGTTTCTTCCAGGATTTCAAGGACCACTTCCCTTTGAGCTTGAAACTGG GTACGTTGGAGTTGGTGATTCTGAAGATGTGCAATTATTCTACTATTTTATAAAGTCGGAGTCTGATCCAGACTCCGACCCTATAATGCTTTGGATTACTGGAGGCCCTGGTTGCTCTGCTCTATCTGGACTTATCTATGAGATTG GACCAATTACTTTTGAGGCAGCAGAATACAATGGGAGTTTCCCTACAATGATACTGAATCCTTACTCATGGACACAG GTGGCaagtattattttcttagacTTACCGGTGGGCACTGGATTTTCCTACGCGACAACTCCAGCAGCTCTACAATCATCTGATTTCCAAGCAAGTGATCATGCATATCAGTTCCTTCGCAAG TGGTTTGTCGATCACCCAGAATTTCTAAGGAATGCATTATACATTGGTGGAGACTCGTACTCAGGGATGGTCGTTCCCATTATTAGTCAAATTATAGCCAGTA AGAATGAAATGGAAATCAAACCATTTATCAATCTCAAG GGATATTTACTCGGAAATCCATCGACTTTTGAAGGTGAAAAGAATTATGAGATTCCATATGCTCATGGAATGGGACTTATTTCTGATGAACTCTATGAG TCCTTGAAGACCAATTGTAAAGGAGAATACCTTAAAATAAATCCAAGTAATGCATTGTGTTTGCAAGATGTTCAAACTTTTAAAGAG CTTCTTAAAGGTATTAATAATCCCCATATCTTGGAGCCCAAATGTAAGCTTGTTTCACCAAGGCCACACTTACTATTTGGCCAAAGAAGATCTCTTGGTGAAAAGTTTCATCAATTAAAATGTCGC ACTGATTGGTACAAACTTTCTTATCATTGGGctgatgatgatcaagttagAGACGCCCTCAACATCCGGAAG GGGACCATCGGAAAATGGGAGAGATGTGCAACTTTGCAATACCAAAAGATGGTCATTAGTACCATACCTTATCATGAAAACCTCAGTAGTAAAGGTTACAGATCTCTTATATACAG CGGAGATCATGACAAGGTTGTTACCTTCCGATCAACTCAAGCATGGATAAAATCTCTTAACTACTCAATTGTCGATGATTGGCGAACTTGGACTGTTGACAATCAAGTTGCCGG TTACACGAGAAGCTACTCAAATCAGATGACATTTGCCACAGTGAAG GGAGCAGGGCATACTGCACCAGAGTATAAGCCTCGTGAATGTCTGGCCATGCTCGCAAGGTGGATGTCTTACCAGCCCttgtaa